Below is a genomic region from Chelonoidis abingdonii isolate Lonesome George unplaced genomic scaffold, CheloAbing_2.0 scaffold3069, whole genome shotgun sequence.
ACCTGTTTCTCTGTCCCCAGAACGCCCTGGTCTCCTTCAAGGAGCTGTGCGGCCTGACGCCGGCGGCCACCATGAAGCAGTGTATCCTGACGGTGGCCGCGTGGCTGCTGCGCAGCGAGAGCGCCCCCAGCGTGACGCTGAACCTGGACGAGCAGTACCCCCCCATGGAGGCCCGGGGGCCCGTCCCGGAGCTGCTCCGCAAAGTGCTCACTGTCTACGAGACCGTAAGCACCCCCCTCCACCgggcagccagccccaccccggcTGAGCCGGCTCCCGGCTCGGGCACTCGTCACCTGGCCTGGTCCCAGCAGCAGGCAGCGGCAGGTTCGGGGCCGGGTGGACTGGGAAgtgccagccccaccctggacAGAAGAGCGAGGTCCCAGCATGGCCTGGTCCTGCCACCTACCGCGCGGGCAGCCG
It encodes:
- the LOC116818058 gene encoding inactive phospholipase C-like protein 1, translated to NALVSFKELCGLTPAATMKQCILTVAAWLLRSESAPSVTLNLDEQYPPMEARGPVPELLRKVLTVYETTIQTSRTLIELADAVHSKLMQAQQA